The genomic DNA ATTTGTGCATTCAAGTCTAGATATATTTACATTAAGATCAGTTACTCATTCACCATACCTTGTCTGTACTCTTTCCTCTGAACCTGTCCAATCCTGCTGCCAGAAGGGAATGGAGTTTTGGGTTTCCATATAATTTAACCACTTATAATCATGATCTGACTATAATTTGGTCTGTTATTCTCAGGGCAGGAAATGACAGcccaattaaaaactaaaaaatttgaGTCTACTGTTCAGAACTCTTGCCTTCTTAAACATACCAAATTTAGAACAGATCCAGCCCTAAAGGGGTTCTTTTTCCACTGGAAACCAACTGAGCTATCCTCCTACAGTCAAGAATCACATTACACTAAATTATCCTAAGCCTCCAAAAGCAGTTTAATGTTAATTATGACTGCATCTTTGTTGCAACAGTCCTTTCACAAGACTATATGATCAGTGTGATTTTAGGACCTCAAACTGTGAAACAAGAAGAGGCAAGTAAAGCAGTACCCCAAAAGAGATGGTGCCTAATTTTTAGTTTCCAGCTCCAAAGACTTAATTTACTTGAATTCTAAACATGGCAATGAGCCTAAAAGAAATTACTGAAAGCCAGACAACAATTTATACTGCAAATAGGATTAACCCAAAATAGCACTTATTTGACACCACAATTTCTCCAAAGTCTATAGACATCAAAGGAAAAACATCAAAGAACATTTAATTCTTACTTCTCTAGCATCCATCACTGTCCCCACACCAACTGTTAGAGCCATAGTTGGCACTTTTGATAAATCTCCATCAAAATATTTAGCATTTGCCAAAATGGTGTCCATTGCTAGAGTCTTTACTCTTGTCCTTGATACTAAACTGGATCCTGGCTCATTGAAAGCAATATGACCATCTGGACCAATTCCtttcaaaagaaatacatatacacacacatatatacataagtaAATAAGGTTTCTCAAAGTTCAACATGATTTAAAGACCAAAGAAATAGTCATAAACACGCTTACCTTGTTTTATTTGATAGCTGAATTTCTAATGCTGCAGTAAAAGATTTGTTCCTGTATTTGATTCAATAAGTATTTCAATGTTTTCCATATGCTTAGCATTGAGCTAGCATGATTCTAACAGCAAAATTAAGTATCACTTTATAATAATACTTCATAAAGCAATTTCACATGCATCCTCTCAACAACACATATATTTAACAATCTTGTGACATAGTCAGATTAACCATATCTATTTACCTCATCTCCCCCTTTTTTTAAGCTCAAAAGGAAACTTTGATGCTAAAGGATAATATATGATTTGTTCAAGGTAAATAATTTAGTAAATACTAAGACAAAACTCAAATCTAAATCTTCTGATTCCTAACCCAGTGGTCTTTATATTCACACTTTAACTTGCTTGGTTCTAGTCTAGATGGGGCAGTTAACTACTGGACCTCCCTGTAGTAtagtttcctcacttataaaaatGTTTAGATTGGACAAGATATTATCTAAGGCAGTAGTTTTCTTCAAACTTTGACTGCAACCTACTGCAAGAAATACATTTGACACTGCAATCTAGTACACATATAAACAATTAAAACAAGAATTGCATGAAATAATACCCTTACGAGGAGCCATTCAAGCTATTTTTGATTACATTTTGTTTCATTAACAAAACGTACAAAGGGAAATGGTGGATGTGACTGACCATATTGATTTCATGCCCTAATAATATGTGACAACCACAATTTGAAAACTCTGCTTTAAGGAGATCTACTGCCAGCTGAAATATTCTAGGACTGCCTCTAAAATATAGATAAGAATATGACATTTCTTATTTGAAGGAAATTGGAGGTAAATCTTTTCATAAAATCAAGAATCTTTCTATGGCTTAAGTAAATCAAGTTTTATATACATGGACCCTACTTGCTAGTCAGATTTCTGGCaacttcaatcaaaaaaaaaaaaccccacaagttCTCTGGGTCAAAATACTGGTTATACTTATATTCTGCATATTTAGTGATATATAGGTGTATCTTATTGGCTCTTAACACACAATTCTAACAACTTTTTCCCAGGCTACAACAAAGTAAAATATGACAAAGAGTAACCTGGTTTTGAATGAAGAAGGAAGAACTGAAAACCTTAGGAAGCAAATATGAACTACCAAAGCACAATAATCTAGGAATTTTTAACAATATAGGATTAATTTTTAATCTAGTACGTAAAGCCAGACCTATATGTGGTTAATATGTATGGTTTGTTTCCACTATTAAGTATATATATGCTTGTCTATTTTAAATCACAGATACGCATATCTCTCTAGATTTGTAAAACTGTTCTGCTTTTCCTCTTAAGTATACATCtacctaaatatttttatttatatgtctcTATGGAGGAAAGGATGGaaccaggaaaataaaagagttccagaaaaaaatagaaggtcCTCAAAGATCAGTATTAGTGATCTCACCGTTGATTTGGGTCACACAAGTGTACAGCAAAGCTGGAATTATCAGGAATGGTTCATGATGGAGAAGCGTCAATACATTCCCTTACTATCAGTAACTATCAAAAATTGAGCTTTTCctgatataaaattatatttttaaaatgttcagaatGTTTTACAAAGCcttataaaattttcttaaaaataatcatgaaCTCTAAACACCATGGTTAATTCTTATTCAGTCTTTAAGTGTAGACTAAGATatcaacacctttttttttttaaatttattttatttttggctgtgttgggtcttcattgctgtgcacgggctttctctagttgcggcgagcgggggctctcttcattgcggtgcgcaggcttctcactgcggtggcttctcttgttgctgagcacaggctctaggtgtgagggcttcagtagttgtggtgcgcgggctcagtagttgtggcatgcaggttccagagcacaggctcagtagttgtggcacacgggcttacttgctctgtggcatcttcctggaccagggctcgaacccatgtcccctgcattggcaggtggattcttaaccactgcgccccagggaagcccgagataatCAACACCTTTATGAAACATCTCTAAAACCTCTGAGTCTGGATTGTGTGTCTTTCCTGTGTCTATAGTTCTATGGGCTAGAAAGTAAACTTCATGAGAGTAGACTTTCTCTTCTTCATAACTGTATCCTTACTATTTAGAACACATGACACACAGGAGGCCCTCAATAAAtaatggttgaataaatgaatggatggttgGTATTGTTCAGAATGTTCAGTACAGTTTTTGCCCCCTTCTACCCTGCTCTGCTCCCCTCACAACAGGGGCTAGACCAATCATAACACCCTATATCTCATATTGTTTAGGCAGAACTGTTGTGATCTAAGGACAAGTACTTAGGCCAAGCTGAAACAATCAGAATTTCTCTCTATAAATCTGAAACTTGACCAggaacacagaaagaaagaaggtatcTAGAGCTGAGGCATTTGATGACAGCACTGCAGGAGAGGATCAGGTGAGTCCCTGCTTCAGTTCATCTGAGGCTCCTGGTTCTTGTTCTTTTAAAGACTTGTTTTTTCCAACTCTGATGTCAGTTCTGTGAGTTACCCCAGAATTATTCCAATAAATTCACTTTTAGTCTCATTAGTAGACTACATTTACTTGCAAATCAAAGAATCTAATCGTGTAACCAAAGTAAAGggttaaaaatttccccagtgtcttatttttaccttttaaacacaaattatcttaagataattttaaagttaataatGCTTTTAGAGTCTATTTATAGATTTCCATGTTTGTGTACTTTATTGCTGGGTATGGATCAGGAATTGCATGATACACCTTATTCTTTCTCCCAACAATTCTGTCATCAGATGAAGAACTTCTGAGTAtgtatttcctcctttctcctttctatAGAGGGAAGGGAACTCTTGCTCCATTTCCCAGGAGTGAGCAATGGTGGATTAATACTCTGGAGCTCTTCTCTGGTCTTACTATTTCCAAATTCAGAGGGGAGGAGTAGGAAACCCCATTCTGGCCTCAAGCCCAACCTGCAATCTCTAATCCAACTTTACCTTTAATAAAGCTGATATTTTGATCCCATTTGGCTCAGTTCTTAGTGTTTTTATTAACCAAACCCTGGAACAAAAGAAGGGTAAGTGGTAAGACCCAGATACCAAGCCTCATCTTGAATATCCAATGATAACAACCTAGATCAACAAAGGTGAAGAATCGAATGAGATTCTTTCATGAGACAGATCCAATAATAGGGTATCCCAAACAGGGGAAAgttcaaagaaaatgtaataagcCAACCCTCTGTTCCCTATACACAATTATATGTCCCTTCGATAATAAATATAAACTGTCAGACCCTGGATTAGCCCACGACTACAATGAAGGTGTtaatggaagaggaaaggaaatccTGTTAAATTTTTTTGCAAGGGGAGAACTACAGGAAGTTTAAGACAAAaattggttaaaaaacaaaataaagttcttTTTAGTAGTAAGAGTCAGTGATAAACATAAATAATTATGATTATGCTCCATTAGTTTCAAAAGTAGAACTAAGGTGAGTTATTGTGAGGAAATGCACTGAAAAACTTTAGCTATAAAGAAACAAGAAGTGGCTTAAAGCTATGGGGAAAGAAGAAAGTTTACTATAAATCTCTGAAAAGGGAGATTAAACCTTAAACATTACATTAAGCTAAAATATTTTCCGGAAAGTAGGCAAAAGGACAAAATGGAGTTAAAGAGCTCttatcagttttttttcccccaagtaaaTTCTACTTCCTGGCATTGAGACCCCAAGGGATTTGTCACAAGAATCCTTATGTAAGGTCAAtaaattaacaggaaaaaataagtcctcaaataaagaagtaaaaaaatactatttatgttatccattcagccatttttAATACTGAAGTTTTAATAGTTGCATATCTTTTTGTATAATGGTAAATGAGTGAAAATATTTCTTGATATAACTAAGATAAACAGTTTAGGTATATTATTTTACAGTAATTCTACTTGATTTTGGTAGAGTTTAGAAAATCTAAAGAATGCGTGGGTAGCGCACTccttaaacattttcaaatatctaCTGCCTTGGCCTTGATATTGGTAGGCGCAAACGGTAATTATCTCAGAATTGAGCAATACGGACAAAACTGGAATGCAAATGTTTTCCAGGAATAGTGAAGTAATATTagcaagttttatttaaaaaatagatactgTCTATTTTGAAAAGCAAACTAGTCTAACTTGGATTCTTGCTCAGATAAAAAAACCATCCTAGACGGTCTATTTAAGAAAGTAATTGATATTAGTTCTGCTAGGTAGAGATAACAGTTTCTTCAAAGAGAAAAACTTCAGTCTTGCTGGATACCCTTAGAGGTAAATCAGTAAAAGAGCAGGACATTCAATGAACTAAGGAAAAATTACTTCAGAAACTACATCTCAGAGACAGAGTGGAGTAACACTTAATGGATTACCAACTACATACCAAGCAATGCACAAGGcattttatacatgttataaTGTGGTTAATTCTCATCAATTCTGAAATGGTTAATATAATCTTGttttacaaataacttaattataTTGAATTAGTATACTGAACTAGTTTACTGAAATCAATAAATTTCCTAAGATCTTACAGATTGTAAGTGGCCAAAACAGGATGCTAATTTTTGTCTGACGATAAAACCCAATTTTCTCCAAAGGCAACCAAACACCTCTACAATACCTGGCCACCTCAACCATAAATTAACCTTAGTACAGGTCTATTGAAGATCTAATTCATATAGTTTTGAGCAGTCTTCTAATAAATTAATTGTAAGATATACCTGGATCTAATGGatatatctatctctatatatctAATGTTAATTTAGAGCTTTAGTATGTTTAGTTGAATACTAAAGAATCTGGCAAAAAACAATTTTGGTTTCAGTTTAGATGATGTACTATTCATATGCTCCATACTGATAGCAGAAAACCGTATTGTCATTACAAAGGAAGAGATTCTTTCACCTCTTCAATGGTAGATCATGAACAcacaatatacatacacatatgtatgtttgtgtgtgcacgTACATATATAAATTTCAAGTGGAATTTAGTTAATTAAACATTTACTTTAGAGTTTATTAAGACAATTATACAGCTTAATTCATATTAACTAAAGGCTGatgataaaaattttacattcttAACTGATTTCTTAGTGAAATGAAGCAATTTGAATGATCAGTAGAGAAATGTTAAAATCCACCTGTTCCACATGCAGACTTTCAGAGATTTAACGCCGTAATTTGATAAGAAAGCTGGGTTGGGGTTTTAAAGAAACAGTAGAAGAATAAGAGTATCactgaggaaaagaaacatcactcGTTTTCTAAGATGTGGTAAACTATCAGTTCTAAAGAGGTAATTAGGCAGGGATTAGGACCTATTTCTCaagccataatttaaaaaatccccaCTTGCAACATTAAGATTATTTTTtgatgaaaataaagtaaaatagaaatcaatagCTGAATAAATGGGTATTACAGACAGTCACAGATGTTCTTTACATTACACgaaggtaagtttttttttaaagcacctagttcaaatattaataaatgattaATGACAAAATGTTTTACGTACCTCCAACAAAAAGATCAATTCCTCcagcttcttttattttcttttcaaatgcatcACATTCTGCTTGTAAGTCTGTAGCATTCCCATCAAGGATATGAGCATTATTAGGATCTATATCAATATGCTTAAAAAagttattccacatataagaatgGTAGCTTTCGGGATGATTTCTGGGAAGTCCTAAATacaaagttaataaataaaaatgtaactatttccagaaataaatctaaagTTTACTTTTCTGATTAAGCcataaatgctatttaaaatatgtaacattTCTATACCATATtcaatttaaaagcatttttatacGGAATatatgcttattatgtgccaggcattattttaATCACTGTACATGTATGTATTAATTAATGTGTACAATGTCTATGGAAATAACTATTATCAatctcactttatagatgaacagaaacacagaaaagtaactttcccagggtcacagagctcaCAAAGGGGCTGGAGCACAGAAGTCTAGTTCATGTGCATGTAATCACTATATTCCCCTTctcaaatacaaaattttaaccAATAAAACTGATTTATGTGTTAAATTCAACATAAATTAAATGGCCACACAACTGAAATCTTGATCTACGTTCTTCCTCTGTTATTCCTATTTACATGCAAGGTATACTAAATTACGACAGTTCTTTGACAATGACTCAGGCTACTGTTAAAAATGTGTacctataaaatttaaattttaacacaGAGTTTATATATATCACTGATCTTTCTAGTTAAGCAAGGTCACAATCAATAAATTATAAAAGCTTCAAGGCTACAAATagccttatatttaaaaaatattttactaattacttttacatacatattaattcatttatcccCACAACAACACTGGTTTTAACTTtgccttaagaaaaaaagaaaaagagaaaaagagagaatgagaaatgtGAATGAATTGGCTCAAAGTCGATGGAGCCAGGACTGGTAAGTGGCATAGCTGAAGACGAATGCAAATCTTCTCATTTCTAGTCTCACGGTCCTTCTACTACGTCATGCTGTCAttacaaaaatagttttttttatataaactCCCAACCCCACTACAAGGTAATACATTATACTCtagaaatatattcatattacattcaaaacaaatttaaataatgttaatattctcaatatattaattttttaaaaatataacatgtccaaataatatattcaaataatataGCTTACCTACATATTCATCCATGTTAAAGGTCttcacatatttaaaagaaaggtCTCCATTCTTATGATATTCTATTAGTTTTTTATAACATCCTAAAGGTGTACTCCCTAAAACAGATAAACATTCCATTTTCTAACATAACttgaaaatctaatttaaaaaaaagtttatattaaCCTTATTCTCTTCTTACTTaatagtattttatatttctaatttattaggcaaacaattattaatttaaatacaCATTCAGTtaacaaatatatgttgaattagTCTCTCTACAAGGTAACCTAAAATTTTAGTAAACTGGAATTTGCTGAATAAAGCTGGGAATCTGTCAACAGAAATTATAGCTTGGAAAATTATTCTTGTGTCGCTGGATATTTGGAATTAATGGTGTATATTCCAGGATTAGAAACTTCTAGAGAGCACATGtgaattagaagaaaaacaaacgtCCCACCTTTAGAGAAAAAACTATTTAGAGAGGGATTTGCAGCATAAATGATACATAAATAGGTCAAGTATTGACCATTCAATGAAATCAAAAGTGAAACCAGAGCTGAATTTAAACACTGCCTCTACTTTCAAAATAGAAAGTGGCAAGGATCGAGTGAGGAGGCTTATCCTGTAAGTTTTTAACTGGAGCTCCTGTTTCtcattttgtgttattttcagcATATATCAGctaaaatgtataaagtaaaaTGATTTCTAGGAAATGGGATCTTGGCTTTGGATACTTCATCTGAGTTCTTAATGttattgttttataaatgtgattcttttatgttttatgaaATTAAGATCTGCTTGATAGTGCTCCATGAAACGACACAATAAAGATAAATGAATTTAGCCACTTGAGGATGGCCtccctttgttttttaaatctgctgtattttttcattttaactacaAATTCGAAGACTAGATTGACTACATTCTTACAACAAGCAACCTGGCCCACACAATCCTGGTCAGAGTATTGGTTTCTAGTCCGCCCACcatcacaaaacaaaataaaacacccaAACACAAAATTTCTACTCAAGAGGCAGGGAGAAGTATGGCAGAACTAAGCAGtctctggcaaaaaaaaaaaaccaccagaaaaacaaaaaaacaactaatacaaAAAAAATCCAGAGTAGTAAAAAAACTGACTCTCATTTAAGATGACAGAATAATAGAAGTGGCTAAATATCACACAGGTTCACAGAACAGAAGACTAATAGGTTTTCTTAAAGTTAAGCACACATATTGTTTTAAATtgtcattaataatttaaaatttatgtggtCAAACTTTACAATTCTCAAAGAACTACAGCCCACTAACATGAAACCTGGATAAAAGATGGATAAGTatgctcttctttctccttttctagaAGCATAACAAATTTTCTGTGTGTATCTTTCAGTGTCAAGAGAATAGTTATAGGACTCCCTCCGTAATTTAAGGACATATGAATATAAAAAGAAGTTGTCACAATAGTGATAAAAATCAcattcattttctactttttaatcaAAGTGgctgaatagaaaaaaatcaatggaagaTATGGTACACGGTGAACTGGTAAAAGAaacttcattttaatatatttgctttGCAATACTCATTTACTAACATAACTAATTTAGCAAGTGCTTACTATGATTCAGATAAAACAAAGATTATGACTGTTTCTACCCTAAAAGAACTCACAGAATACGGATAGACAAGTACAAAGTAACTAtaacacaaggaaaaatataaataacctaTAAGAAGTCTGGGGCAGTATagtgaatcaaagaagaaaacactaTAGTCTTGCTTGTGGGAGAAAGGATGAAAGATGGCATTTCAACTGAGTCTTTGAAGAAGTGAAACTCCCACAATCAAAGAATGGGTTAAGTTgtaattgaaaatagaaaaaagatggGGGAGGAGGTTCAGAGATGACACTTGTATGCCTACCATGTGCTAGATGCTATGCTGGTGTTTCATACATGAGCTAATGTAAATCTCACAAGTTTGGGAAATTGGCATTATCTTTCCCATTGTGAAGGTGGAAGAATTGGggtaaaaaaattaaggaatgtGCCAAATATCACACACACGGCAGTGAAGCCAGATATTCAAGAGATTCTCATAAAGTTCTTATTATACAGTATGCTAGCAACATGAATGAAAGTAAAGCCAGCAAATTCAGGTCTTTTCTTTGAACTACAAGCCGTGTAACCTGCCTACCCTGATTCAGTGTAGAGGAATAGTGGGAATAAGTCTGGGAGGCAGGTTGGGCCCACAGCATGCAGGCCCTTAAATATCAAGTTTGTCAACATcacttcaataaatatattactgaacagggcttccctggtggtgcagtggttaagaatctgcctgccgatgcaggggacacgggttcaagccctggtccaggaagatcccacatgccgcggagcaactaagcctgtgcgccacaactactgagcctgcgctctagagcctgtgagccacaactactgaagcctgcgcgcctagaacccatgctctgcaacaacagaagccaccgcagtgataagcctgcacaccacaaccaagagtagcccccgctcgccacgactagagaaagcccacacacagcagcgaagacccaacacagccaaaaataaataaaatttaaaaaaaaagatatatactgAACAGATATTCCCCAGAATTGTGCTTGGTGGGGCGTAATTACAACATAGCATGTTGTTTACAGAAATGTATGTTCAAATTTCAaaagcatggggtggggggaggtaagGATGGGGCATGATTAACACTGTCATTGGTCAATGAAGGAGAAAAGTAGAATATGTTAACAAAGGTTTTCCAGAGATATACCCTTGGCAGATGTATTGTTAGGCAGTAATactatccaaaataaagcagaagaaTTGTATatcaaaatacacaaaaacatgTTTAGCACTGCTGGCGTTTATGGCTCTGAAGCCTTTCTGCTCCCATACTCAAATTACTGCTTATTTCTTCATAATTAAGACAAAGTGATTAAGGCAGCTAGTCTGAGCATGGCCCAGGTTTACAGAAGGCAAACTGATACAGAGGGCATGTTCAACCACTGGGGCTCACATATCAGAACTGTGGGTGCTGAGGGGGCCCATTTCTGGTgtgcacaattaaaaaaaattcctctttgCCGTTCTTACCAACGCCTACTGCCATGGAccgaaaaacaaaaagcaaaacaacaaacaaaaaatcaacttGGTGAGCTAACAGTATCTTTCATGGAAATTATGCAAGTGAAAAACAATTATGATTGTAGCTTTTCTATAGTTGACATGTATGGGGGGAGGAGCAAGAGGAAAAAATACTGTTTAAATAAAACACACTTAAGAGAACCTTAAATTTACATAGTGTTTACAGTATACAAGGGACTTGCTCTTATTTGAGCTTCAAAACAGCACTGTAAGCTATTAATTTCCTTATCTTCCTTAAAAGTAAGGAAAACAAGATTATGGTGTAGAATAAGTGCCCTTCAGTCACCAAGAAAGTAGCAGCTCTGATTCCAGGTCCAATACTCTTTCCTATGTAAGTCAACAATATCAAATAAAGTACCATGTATCAGTGACACTACttggttattttttaagaaaaaccttAACCGAGAACTAAATCCAATAAAGTGTATAATTAATGCTTATGTTCATTCTGTCATGAAGACATACCTGTCTTCAATTTTTCACCTGTAATActtctaaaatagaaaataatcataGAAATAGCAAAGGGCTAATAAGATAATATAAGGCATATGAGGTAAAATTAAGAGGCAGTAGTACATATTGTAGGTACCTCTTAATGATCAATGAGAAGGCTAATCTCCCAGGAAACTACATGAATAGTGAAAGCAACATCCCTAAATACAAACAAAAGACTACTAGAAAAAGGTACAAAAAATATCATGACCATGACCTAAGCTATATTTCCTTTTCAATTCTGGAGTGGTAGGTGAGACAGAATTTTAACAAATAGTAATGAAACTTAGATACCAGATATGTCTGTATCTAT from Pseudorca crassidens isolate mPseCra1 chromosome 4, mPseCra1.hap1, whole genome shotgun sequence includes the following:
- the GNPDA2 gene encoding glucosamine-6-phosphate isomerase 2 isoform X4, encoding MRLVILDNYDLASEWAAKYICNRIIQFRPGQDRYFTLGLPTGLPRNHPESYHSYMWNNFFKHIDIDPNNAHILDGNATDLQAECDAFEKKIKEAGGIDLFVGGIGPDGHIAFNEPGSSLVSRTRVKTLAMDTILANAKYFDGDLSKVPTMALTVGVGTVMDAREVMILITGAHKAFALYKAIEEGVNHMWTVSAFQQHPRTIFVCDEDATLELRVKTVKYFKGLMHVHNKLVDPLYSMKEAN
- the GNPDA2 gene encoding glucosamine-6-phosphate isomerase 2 isoform X2, with translation MRLVILDNYDLASEWAAKYICNRIIQFRPGQDRYFTLGLPTGSTPLGCYKKLIEYHKNGDLSFKYVKTFNMDEYVGLPRNHPESYHSYMWNNFFKHIDIDPNNAHILDGNATDLQAECDAFEKKIKEAGGIDLFVGGIGPDGHIAFNEPGSSLVSRTRVKTLAMDTILANAKYFDGDLSKVPTMALTVGVGTVMDAREVMILITGAHKAFALYKAIEEGVNHMWTVSAFQQHPRTIFVCDEDATLELRVKTVKYFKGLMHVHNKLVDPLYSMKEAN
- the GNPDA2 gene encoding glucosamine-6-phosphate isomerase 2 isoform X1; the encoded protein is MRLVILDNYDLASEWAAKYICNRIIQFRPGQDRYFTLGLPTGSTPLGCYKKLIEYHKNGDLSFKYVKTFNMDEYVGLPRNHPESYHSYMWNNFFKHIDIDPNNAHILDGNATDLQAECDAFEKKIKEAGGIDLFVGGIGPDGHIAFNEPGSSLVSRTRVKTLAMDTILANAKYFDGDLSKVPTMALTVGVGTVMDAREVMILITGAHKAFALYKAIEEGVNHMWTVSAFQQHPRTIFVCDEDATLELRVKTVKYFKGELTGLVRMLKSLRNYFPLELYIFLKRFRTSASVRMPPSIWRKMDLQYCSGLYI